In the Streptomyces sp. BHT-5-2 genome, one interval contains:
- a CDS encoding type ISP restriction/modification enzyme, with product MTAKQGAPGLDAPRLSDLMPWSTAPLRLGRSWVMGPDPATLRARWKMLADTAEPADRERLFRPSRARTLHSAVGQLPGRDTPTARLARAVGPCPEPVRVLHGPFDRQWLLPDHRLIDAARPELWRVADEHQLFLVELGQVPGTSGPAVVCSALLPDGCSPAGRPGRIRPLHRRPGGTEPNLAPGLVALLARRLGRTVPPDGLLAWIAATAVHSPDGTAVPLTADPALWDRGVALGTRLLWLSTWGAYQGGGPDGPGGRPRLPGGRRPYVRAALPARGLPDALGYDPDDEALSLGAGRIAPVPSGAWDFHAGGVRVLAEWFAQRAGAGAAGGEPAEPGSLAALRPAAWPQEWTSELLELVTVLALRAELEPELAQLAGAVADGPLIGAAELRAAGVLPVPPAATRPASVLDHREEGPDGQFALL from the coding sequence GTGACGGCGAAGCAGGGCGCGCCAGGGCTGGACGCACCACGGCTGTCCGATCTGATGCCGTGGTCCACGGCGCCGCTGCGGCTCGGCCGCTCCTGGGTGATGGGCCCGGATCCGGCCACCCTGCGCGCCCGTTGGAAGATGCTCGCGGACACCGCGGAGCCGGCCGACCGGGAGCGGCTGTTCCGCCCGTCCCGGGCCCGCACCCTGCACTCCGCGGTCGGCCAGCTCCCCGGGCGGGACACCCCGACCGCCCGGCTGGCGCGGGCGGTCGGTCCGTGCCCGGAGCCGGTGCGGGTGCTGCACGGGCCGTTCGACCGGCAGTGGCTGCTGCCCGACCACCGGCTGATCGACGCGGCCCGCCCGGAGCTGTGGCGGGTGGCCGACGAACACCAGCTGTTCCTGGTGGAGTTGGGGCAGGTGCCGGGGACCTCCGGCCCCGCGGTGGTCTGCTCCGCGCTGCTCCCGGACGGCTGCTCGCCCGCCGGGCGCCCCGGCCGGATCCGTCCGCTCCACCGCCGGCCCGGCGGCACCGAACCCAACCTCGCGCCGGGCCTCGTGGCGCTCCTCGCCCGCCGGTTGGGCCGCACGGTCCCACCGGACGGCCTGCTCGCCTGGATCGCCGCCACCGCCGTGCACTCCCCCGACGGCACCGCCGTGCCGCTCACCGCCGACCCGGCCCTGTGGGACCGCGGGGTGGCGCTCGGCACCCGGCTGCTGTGGCTGTCCACTTGGGGCGCGTACCAGGGCGGCGGCCCGGACGGGCCCGGTGGGCGGCCGCGGCTGCCCGGCGGCCGGCGGCCCTACGTCCGGGCCGCGCTGCCCGCCCGCGGACTGCCCGACGCCCTCGGCTACGACCCCGACGACGAGGCGCTGTCGCTCGGCGCCGGCCGGATCGCACCGGTCCCGTCGGGTGCCTGGGATTTCCACGCCGGGGGCGTACGGGTGCTGGCGGAGTGGTTCGCACAGCGCGCGGGCGCCGGGGCCGCCGGCGGCGAGCCCGCCGAGCCCGGTTCCCTGGCGGCGCTGCGGCCCGCGGCCTGGCCGCAGGAGTGGACGTCGGAGCTGCTGGAGCTGGTGACGGTGCTGGCGCTGCGGGCCGAACTGGAGCCGGAGCTGGCGCAGTTGGCGGGGGCGGTGGCGGACGGTCCACTGATCGGGGCGGCGGAGCTGCGGGCCGCGGGGGTGCTGCCGGTGCCGCCCGCGGCGACCCGTCCGGCGTCCGTGCTGGACCACCGGGAGGAGGGCCCGGACGGCCAGTTCGCGCTCTTGTGA
- a CDS encoding SGNH/GDSL hydrolase family protein encodes MRVSRYAALTSAFFVASSLALTGAGAAAASQLPAAGGYVALGDSYSSGVGAGDYDSGSGSCKRSTRAYPALWAAAHHPSSFAFTACSGARTGDVVSGQLGPLNSATNLVSITIGGNDAGFADTMTTCNLQGESACLARIAQARTYIDNTLPGKLDTVYTAIKNKAPNAHVVVLGYPRFYELDGDCAVGLTEKSRAAVNAAADDIDGVIAKRAADHGYAFADVNPAFAGHELCSGSPWLHSVTYPVDESYHPTAAGQAGGYLPPFGSAA; translated from the coding sequence ATGAGAGTGTCCCGATATGCGGCATTGACATCCGCCTTCTTCGTCGCCTCGTCGCTCGCGCTCACCGGCGCCGGCGCCGCCGCGGCATCCCAACTCCCCGCCGCCGGAGGCTATGTGGCCCTCGGCGACTCCTACTCCTCCGGGGTCGGCGCCGGCGACTACGACAGCGGCAGCGGCTCCTGCAAGCGCAGCACCAGGGCGTATCCGGCGCTCTGGGCGGCCGCGCACCACCCGTCGTCGTTCGCCTTCACCGCCTGCTCGGGAGCCCGAACGGGTGATGTCGTCAGCGGCCAGCTCGGCCCGCTGAACTCCGCCACGAACCTGGTGAGCATCACCATCGGCGGCAACGACGCCGGCTTCGCCGACACCATGACCACCTGCAACCTCCAGGGCGAGAGCGCCTGCCTCGCCCGCATCGCCCAGGCCCGCACCTATATCGACAACACCCTCCCGGGCAAGCTCGACACCGTGTACACGGCCATCAAGAACAAGGCGCCCAACGCACACGTCGTCGTCCTGGGATACCCCCGCTTCTACGAGCTCGACGGCGACTGCGCCGTCGGCCTCACCGAGAAGTCCCGGGCCGCCGTCAACGCCGCCGCCGACGACATCGACGGCGTCATCGCCAAGCGCGCCGCGGACCACGGCTACGCCTTCGCCGATGTCAACCCCGCCTTCGCCGGCCACGAGCTGTGCTCCGGCAGCCCGTGGTTGCACAGCGTGACCTATCCCGTCGACGAGTCCTACCACCCCACCGCCGCGGGCCAAGCCGGCGGCTATCTCCCGCCGTTCGGCTCCGCTGCGTGA
- a CDS encoding S8 family peptidase, with the protein MAVMRSTTTRAAHRRATTLRIATAVTAAAAAATLGALALPAQAAPAQGTVVGAGAADAVHGSYLVTLKPSAGLKAASADGRGVISAYGGTVRRTYTAALNGYAATLSEAQARRLAADPAVDRVYQDRTVHALDTQNNPPSWGLDRIDQAKPPLDKKYSYPADAGSGATVYVIDTGVRISHKDFGGRAANGYDAVDNDNVAQDGNGHGTHVAATIAGTSYGVAKKAKIVAVRVLDDSGSGTTAQVVAGIDWVTKHHKGPSAANVSLGGGPDAALDTAVQNSIKSGVTYAVAAGNSGDNAQNHSPARVPEALTVGATTSTDARASYSNYGSRVDLFAPGSSITSAWNTSDTATNTISGTSMATPHVAGAAAVYLAGHPTATPAQVAAALVNGATSGVVTNPGSGSPNKLLKLVP; encoded by the coding sequence ATGGCAGTGATGCGTTCCACCACCACCCGGGCCGCCCACCGGCGTGCCACCACCCTGCGGATCGCCACGGCGGTCACCGCGGCCGCGGCCGCCGCCACGCTCGGCGCCCTGGCGCTGCCCGCCCAGGCGGCACCCGCCCAGGGCACCGTCGTCGGCGCCGGTGCCGCGGACGCCGTGCACGGCAGCTACCTCGTCACGCTCAAGCCGAGCGCCGGCCTCAAGGCCGCCTCGGCGGACGGCCGCGGTGTGATATCCGCCTACGGAGGCACCGTCAGGCGCACCTACACGGCCGCGCTCAACGGCTATGCCGCCACGCTGTCCGAGGCCCAGGCGAGACGCCTGGCGGCCGACCCCGCCGTCGACCGCGTCTACCAGGACCGCACCGTGCACGCCCTGGACACCCAGAACAACCCGCCGTCCTGGGGCCTGGACCGGATCGACCAGGCGAAGCCGCCGCTGGACAAGAAGTACAGCTACCCCGCCGACGCGGGCTCCGGCGCCACGGTGTACGTCATCGACACCGGCGTGCGGATCTCCCACAAGGACTTCGGCGGCCGGGCGGCGAACGGCTACGACGCGGTCGACAACGACAACGTCGCCCAGGACGGCAACGGCCACGGCACCCATGTCGCGGCGACCATCGCCGGCACGTCGTACGGCGTCGCCAAGAAGGCGAAGATCGTCGCCGTGCGGGTGCTGGACGACTCCGGTTCCGGCACCACCGCCCAGGTCGTCGCGGGCATCGACTGGGTCACCAAGCACCACAAGGGCCCGTCGGCGGCGAACGTCTCGCTCGGCGGCGGCCCGGACGCGGCGCTGGACACCGCGGTGCAGAACTCCATCAAGAGCGGCGTGACCTACGCCGTCGCGGCCGGCAACTCGGGGGACAACGCGCAGAACCACTCCCCCGCGCGGGTCCCCGAGGCCCTCACCGTCGGCGCGACGACCTCGACCGACGCCCGCGCCTCGTACTCCAACTACGGTTCCCGGGTGGACCTCTTCGCGCCCGGCAGCAGCATCACCAGCGCCTGGAACACCAGCGACACCGCCACCAACACCATCTCCGGGACCTCGATGGCCACCCCGCACGTCGCGGGCGCCGCCGCGGTCTACCTCGCCGGGCACCCGACCGCCACCCCGGCCCAGGTCGCCGCGGCCCTGGTGAACGGCGCCACCTCCGGGGTCGTGACCAACCCCGGCAGCGGCTCGCCCAACAAGCTGCTGAAGCTCGTCCCGTAG
- a CDS encoding YoaK family protein, producing the protein MEPPSGAALTVVMVCLTVVTGVLDAASFLTLGHVFTANQTGNLLFLGFGLAGQGGLPVAAPVVSLGAFLAGVVAGARLESALGVRRRPWFPVGLLVEAALLAGAAAAGWESGPAREVAPAQRYLVIALMAVAMGVRNVTALRVAAPDLPTTVATRALTALVSGSALGGDRRLGYGTGALPRRLGSVGGMLAGGLLGAWLIGLGTRTPLVLLLAAVTVAATALLVPGLAHGRNADG; encoded by the coding sequence GTGGAGCCGCCGAGCGGAGCCGCCCTGACGGTGGTGATGGTCTGCCTGACCGTGGTGACCGGTGTGCTGGACGCCGCCAGCTTCCTGACCCTCGGGCATGTCTTCACCGCGAACCAGACCGGCAATCTGCTCTTCCTCGGCTTCGGCCTTGCGGGACAGGGCGGGCTGCCGGTGGCCGCGCCGGTGGTCTCGCTCGGCGCGTTCCTGGCCGGGGTGGTGGCCGGGGCCCGGCTGGAGTCCGCGCTGGGCGTCCGCCGGCGCCCGTGGTTCCCGGTGGGCCTGCTCGTCGAGGCGGCCCTGCTGGCCGGCGCAGCGGCGGCCGGCTGGGAGTCCGGACCGGCCCGCGAAGTCGCCCCGGCGCAGCGCTATCTGGTGATCGCGCTGATGGCGGTGGCGATGGGGGTGCGCAATGTCACCGCGCTGCGGGTGGCCGCCCCGGACCTGCCCACGACGGTGGCGACCCGTGCGCTGACGGCCCTGGTGAGCGGTTCGGCGCTGGGCGGCGACCGGCGGCTGGGCTACGGCACCGGCGCGCTGCCCCGTCGGCTCGGCTCGGTCGGCGGGATGCTCGCGGGCGGGCTGCTGGGCGCCTGGCTGATCGGACTGGGCACCCGTACGCCGCTGGTCCTGCTGCTGGCGGCGGTGACCGTGGCGGCCACCGCCCTCCTCGTGCCCGGCCTCGCCCACGGGCGGAACGCCGACGGCTGA
- a CDS encoding DUF5925 domain-containing protein: MSADQVPPARAEESVPLRLTMDDSDSPSDVVDALFLGRFASGEQPCARGRTLDRVKTGRTLLPPGVRILRSARDDDRGATLAEGDGFTLLVSRWNRGADVTVTAVTDELAEKVLGQATDGAEDAPEPQPENVPMGFWYFSPRRGPHRTSRQIAAGSWEEIRANYTAPVAAAMDRLMAVSPEEIAGRLLLLHGPPGTGKTSALRTLARSWREWCQVDCVLDPERLFSDVGYLMDIAIGEDDAAGRSRWRLLLLEDCDELIRGEARHTAGQALSRLLNLTDGLLGQGRNVLVGVTTNEDLERMHPAVVRPGRCLARIEVGPLSRPEALAWLGTEEGIGRDGATLAELYALRRGSGPAGLPSQPRGTASGLYL, from the coding sequence ATGAGTGCCGATCAGGTCCCGCCCGCCCGCGCCGAGGAGTCCGTGCCGCTCCGGCTGACCATGGACGACAGCGACTCGCCGTCGGATGTCGTCGACGCGCTCTTCCTGGGCCGGTTCGCCAGCGGCGAGCAGCCCTGCGCCCGGGGCCGCACCCTGGACCGGGTGAAGACCGGGCGGACGCTGCTGCCGCCCGGGGTGCGGATCCTGCGCTCGGCCCGGGACGACGACCGCGGCGCCACCCTCGCCGAGGGCGACGGCTTCACGCTGCTGGTGTCCCGCTGGAACCGCGGCGCCGACGTGACGGTCACCGCGGTCACCGACGAGCTGGCGGAGAAGGTCCTCGGGCAGGCCACGGACGGCGCCGAGGACGCACCCGAACCCCAGCCGGAGAACGTCCCGATGGGCTTCTGGTACTTCTCCCCGCGCCGCGGCCCGCACCGCACCTCCCGGCAGATCGCCGCCGGGTCGTGGGAGGAGATCCGGGCCAACTACACCGCGCCGGTGGCCGCGGCGATGGACCGACTGATGGCGGTGTCCCCCGAGGAGATCGCCGGCCGGCTGCTGTTGCTGCACGGCCCGCCCGGCACCGGCAAGACCTCCGCGCTGCGCACCCTGGCCCGGTCCTGGCGGGAGTGGTGCCAGGTGGACTGCGTACTGGACCCGGAGCGGCTCTTCTCCGACGTCGGCTATCTGATGGACATCGCCATCGGGGAGGACGACGCCGCCGGCCGGAGCCGCTGGCGGCTGCTCCTGCTGGAGGACTGCGACGAGCTGATCCGCGGCGAGGCCCGGCACACCGCCGGCCAGGCGCTCTCCCGCCTGCTCAACCTCACCGACGGCCTGCTGGGCCAGGGGCGCAACGTCCTGGTCGGCGTCACCACCAACGAGGATCTGGAGCGGATGCACCCCGCAGTGGTCCGGCCCGGCCGCTGCCTGGCCCGTATCGAGGTCGGCCCGCTGTCCCGCCCGGAGGCCCTCGCCTGGCTCGGCACCGAGGAGGGCATCGGCCGCGACGGCGCCACCCTGGCCGAGCTGTACGCCCTCCGCCGCGGCAGCGGGCCCGCCGGGCTGCCGTCCCAGCCCCGGGGCACGGCGTCGGGGCTGTACCTGTGA
- the ddaH gene encoding dimethylargininase, whose translation MPSRHALVRRPGPRLTDGLVTRIERRPVDAARALRQWEAYVQLLRDHGWRTTEVAPADDCPDAVFVEDTMVVFRNVALLARSGADARRPELPAAREAAEALGCSLNAVRAPGTLDGGDVLKVGDTVYVGRGCRTNLEGVRQLRAAFEPLGAKVIAVPVSRVLHLKSAVTALPDGTVVGYPPLVEDPSVFPHFRPVLEESGAHVVLLGGDALLMAASAPRTAQLFTRLGYRPVPVDISEFEKREGCVTCLSVRLRELHE comes from the coding sequence ATGCCCAGCCGGCACGCCCTCGTCCGACGCCCCGGACCCCGCCTGACCGACGGCCTGGTCACCCGTATCGAGCGGCGGCCGGTGGACGCCGCACGGGCCCTGCGCCAGTGGGAGGCGTACGTCCAGCTGCTGCGCGACCACGGCTGGCGGACCACCGAGGTCGCGCCCGCCGACGACTGCCCCGACGCGGTCTTCGTCGAGGACACCATGGTCGTCTTCCGCAACGTCGCGCTGCTCGCCCGCTCCGGCGCCGACGCCCGCCGCCCCGAGCTGCCGGCCGCCCGCGAGGCCGCCGAGGCGCTCGGCTGCTCCCTCAACGCGGTGCGCGCCCCCGGTACCCTCGACGGCGGCGACGTCCTCAAGGTCGGCGACACCGTCTACGTGGGCCGCGGCTGCCGCACCAACCTCGAAGGGGTCCGGCAACTGCGCGCCGCCTTCGAGCCGTTGGGCGCCAAGGTGATCGCCGTGCCGGTCAGCCGGGTGCTGCACCTGAAGTCGGCGGTCACCGCCCTCCCCGACGGCACCGTCGTCGGCTATCCGCCGCTGGTCGAGGACCCGTCGGTCTTCCCGCACTTCCGTCCCGTCCTGGAGGAATCCGGGGCGCATGTCGTGCTGTTGGGCGGCGACGCGCTGCTGATGGCGGCCTCCGCGCCCCGGACCGCCCAGCTGTTCACCCGCCTCGGCTACCGCCCGGTGCCCGTCGACATCAGCGAGTTCGAGAAGCGGGAGGGCTGCGTCACCTGCCTGTCGGTGCGCCTGCGCGAACTGCACGAGTAG
- a CDS encoding GntR family transcriptional regulator, producing MSPQTLTITIDPEAAEAPFEQVRTQIADQARTGTLPVGHKLPTVRGLAEELGLAANTVAKAYRALETDGVIETRGRNGSFVAAAGDAARKEAAAAAATYAHRAHRLGLDRAAALAAVTDALRATYDDA from the coding sequence GTGTCCCCGCAGACGCTGACGATCACCATCGACCCGGAGGCGGCCGAGGCCCCGTTCGAGCAGGTCCGCACCCAGATCGCCGACCAGGCCCGGACCGGCACCCTGCCGGTCGGCCACAAGCTCCCCACCGTCCGCGGCCTCGCCGAGGAACTGGGCCTGGCCGCCAACACCGTCGCCAAGGCGTACCGCGCCCTGGAGACCGACGGGGTGATCGAGACCCGCGGCCGCAACGGCAGCTTCGTCGCCGCGGCCGGAGACGCCGCCCGGAAGGAGGCCGCCGCGGCCGCCGCGACCTACGCCCACCGCGCCCACCGCCTCGGCCTGGACCGCGCCGCCGCGCTCGCCGCCGTCACCGACGCACTGCGCGCCACGTACGACGACGCCTGA
- the asnB gene encoding asparagine synthase (glutamine-hydrolyzing): protein MCGITGWISYDNDLTTQRPVLDAMTATMTCRGPDAGGIWLAPHAAFGHRRLAVIDIDGGTQPMSVEQDGRTLVVTTYSGEVYNYRELRAELEKLGHAFRTSSDTEVVLHSYLQWGEAFVERLNGMYAFALWDPRTEQLLLVRDRMGIKPLFYRPTRDGVLFGSEPKAVHAHPDVHPVVDAEGLAELITFTKTPGHGVYKGLHEVRPGHVVRVDRNGVHVSRYWALEAREHTDDLDTTVARIRELLDDIVARQLIADVPLCTLLSGGLDSSAITALAARALGAQGSGPVRSFAVDFTGYTENFKPDDLRGTPDGPYAHALAEHVGADHHDIVLDTAALMDPAHRAAVLAARDLPNGFGDGDTSLYLLFKAVREQSTVALSGESADEIFGGYRWFHDPEAVHADTFPWIAAGVAGRFAGGDAVREALLDRALLKRIDLPGYEHRRYREALAEVPYLDGDTGHQRRMREVSYLHLTRFVQILLDRKDRASMAVGLEVRVPFCDHRLVDYVFNTPWAMKTFDGREKSLLRAAARDVLPDLVADRVKSPYPSTQDPGYGEALRGELRELAADRDAPVRPLVDSGALAEATAPGAGHDIRPGAELVLGMDAWLRTTGTTVEL from the coding sequence ATGTGCGGAATCACCGGATGGATCTCCTACGACAACGACCTCACCACCCAGCGCCCCGTCCTCGACGCGATGACCGCGACGATGACCTGCCGCGGCCCGGACGCCGGCGGCATATGGCTCGCCCCGCACGCGGCGTTCGGCCATCGCCGGCTCGCCGTCATCGACATCGACGGCGGCACACAGCCGATGAGCGTCGAGCAGGACGGCCGCACCCTGGTCGTCACGACCTACAGCGGCGAGGTGTACAACTACCGCGAACTCCGCGCCGAACTGGAGAAGCTGGGCCACGCCTTCCGAACCAGCAGTGACACCGAGGTCGTGCTGCACTCCTACCTCCAGTGGGGCGAGGCGTTCGTCGAGCGCCTCAACGGCATGTACGCCTTCGCGCTCTGGGACCCGCGCACCGAGCAACTCCTGCTGGTCCGCGACCGGATGGGCATCAAGCCGCTCTTCTACCGCCCGACCCGCGACGGTGTCCTCTTCGGCTCCGAGCCCAAGGCGGTGCACGCCCACCCGGACGTCCACCCGGTCGTCGACGCCGAGGGCCTGGCCGAGCTGATCACCTTTACCAAGACGCCCGGCCACGGCGTCTACAAGGGCCTGCACGAGGTCCGCCCCGGCCACGTCGTCCGGGTCGACCGCAACGGTGTCCACGTCAGCCGCTACTGGGCGCTGGAGGCCCGGGAGCACACCGACGACCTCGACACCACCGTCGCCCGGATCCGCGAACTGCTCGACGACATCGTCGCCCGCCAGCTGATCGCCGACGTCCCGCTGTGCACCCTGCTCTCCGGCGGCCTGGACTCCTCGGCCATCACCGCGCTCGCCGCCAGGGCCCTGGGCGCCCAGGGCAGCGGCCCGGTCCGCTCGTTCGCCGTCGACTTCACCGGCTACACCGAGAACTTCAAGCCCGACGACCTGCGCGGCACGCCCGACGGCCCGTACGCGCACGCGCTGGCCGAGCACGTCGGCGCAGACCACCACGACATCGTGCTGGACACCGCGGCCCTGATGGACCCGGCCCACCGCGCCGCGGTGCTCGCCGCCCGCGACCTGCCCAACGGCTTCGGCGACGGCGACACCTCGCTCTACCTGCTGTTCAAGGCGGTCCGCGAACAGTCCACGGTCGCCCTGTCCGGCGAGTCCGCGGACGAGATCTTCGGCGGCTACCGCTGGTTCCACGACCCCGAGGCGGTCCATGCCGACACCTTCCCCTGGATCGCCGCGGGCGTCGCCGGCCGGTTCGCCGGCGGCGACGCGGTCCGCGAGGCACTGCTCGACCGCGCCCTGCTCAAACGGATCGACCTGCCCGGCTACGAGCACCGCCGTTACCGCGAGGCGCTCGCCGAAGTCCCCTACCTGGACGGCGACACCGGCCACCAGCGCCGGATGCGCGAGGTCAGCTATCTGCACCTGACCCGCTTCGTGCAGATCCTGCTGGACCGCAAGGACCGCGCCAGCATGGCCGTCGGTCTGGAGGTCCGGGTCCCGTTCTGCGACCACCGTCTGGTCGACTACGTCTTCAACACCCCCTGGGCGATGAAGACGTTCGACGGCCGGGAGAAGTCGCTGCTGCGCGCCGCCGCCCGCGACGTGCTGCCCGACCTGGTCGCCGACCGCGTCAAGAGCCCCTACCCCAGCACCCAGGACCCCGGCTACGGCGAGGCGCTCCGCGGCGAGCTGCGGGAGCTGGCCGCCGACCGCGACGCCCCCGTCCGCCCGCTGGTGGACTCCGGGGCGCTCGCCGAGGCCACCGCCCCCGGTGCCGGGCACGACATCCGCCCCGGCGCCGAACTGGTCCTGGGCATGGACGCCTGGCTGCGCACCACCGGCACCACCGTGGAGCTGTAG
- a CDS encoding bifunctional 2-polyprenyl-6-hydroxyphenol methylase/3-demethylubiquinol 3-O-methyltransferase UbiG, whose amino-acid sequence MSPEASAASAAAGESAVSAAPAPGPLPDATAAYWQAVAETYDDEPDHGLRDPSVRTAWADRLRGWLPPAPSAVLDLGCGTGSLALLAAEEGHRVTGVDRSPAMLAVARRKLAGRAAVLVVGDAAQPPVGERRFDAVLVRHLLWALPDPAATLRRWAALLAPGGRLVLVEGCWGESARMGLTAAELTALTAPLASRTELIPLSGDPALWGREVADERYALVVHVASGRGA is encoded by the coding sequence ATGAGCCCCGAAGCATCCGCCGCATCCGCCGCAGCCGGCGAATCCGCCGTGTCCGCCGCACCGGCGCCCGGACCCCTGCCCGACGCGACCGCCGCCTACTGGCAGGCGGTCGCGGAGACCTACGACGACGAGCCCGACCACGGCCTGCGCGACCCGTCCGTCCGCACCGCCTGGGCCGACCGGCTGCGCGGCTGGCTGCCGCCCGCCCCCTCCGCCGTCCTCGACCTCGGCTGCGGCACCGGCAGCCTGGCCCTGCTCGCCGCCGAGGAGGGGCACCGGGTCACCGGCGTCGACCGCTCACCGGCCATGCTGGCCGTCGCCCGGCGGAAGCTCGCCGGCCGGGCCGCCGTGCTCGTCGTCGGCGACGCCGCCCAACCACCCGTGGGGGAGCGGCGGTTCGACGCCGTCCTGGTGCGCCATCTGCTGTGGGCGCTGCCCGACCCGGCGGCCACCCTGCGCCGCTGGGCGGCCCTGCTCGCCCCCGGCGGCCGGCTGGTGCTGGTGGAGGGCTGCTGGGGCGAGTCCGCCCGGATGGGCCTGACCGCCGCCGAACTCACCGCGCTGACCGCCCCGTTGGCCTCCCGCACGGAGCTGATACCCCTCTCCGGCGACCCGGCGCTGTGGGGCCGGGAGGTTGCCGACGAGCGGTATGCGCTGGTCGTCCATGTCGCCTCCGGACGCGGAGCGTGA